The genomic window TCGCTTAATTACCGATAAAGCCACCTTTGCCTACCTTGCCGATGTGTTTGTACTCGAATCCCACCGCGGCTTAGGTTTAAGTAAGTTGATGATGGCAGCAATTATGGAACATCCTGAGCTGCAAGGATTAAGACGCATAATGCTTGCCACCCGCGATGCCCACGGACTCTACGCCCAGTTTGGTTTCAACGCGGTCGATACCCCTGAGATGTTAATGCAAATTCGTTTAGAGAATCCCTACCTTTAGACTAGATTTTATTGACGTAAATTCTATAAATATCAAGATAAGGACATCTGTTATGACAGGAAAAACTCAGCCAACGACAGTAGCCGATAGCGTAAAAGTGAAAGGTCCCGCATCTTATTTCCCTTCTATCGAGAAAACCTATGGTCAGCCGATCGCCCACTGGCTAACACTTTTGCAAGGTCTCGAAGGTAAAAAGCATATGGAAATGGTGGCTTGGCTTAAGAGTGAACATCAACTCGGTCATGGACACGCCAATGCGCTAGTGGCGTATTTTATTAACGAAAAAAGTCGATAGCGGTACCTAGCATGACACAATTACAATATGCCTATCTTGCCAGCTTTTCTGTTTCGTCTGCCTTTCTTAATTGGTTACTCGAGGGGCAAATCCTATTAAAAACAAAAAGCCAGCTTGCGCTGGCTTCTTATATTATGCGGTTAATGTTTCACTATTATGCGGCTTTGGTATCGCTAATTTCTTCATCGCTGTGGCGAATTAAGTAATCAAATGCACCCAGTGAGGCATTGGCACCGCTACCCATAGCGATAATGATTTGCTTGTAAGGTGAGTTAGTGACATCACCAGCGGCAAATACGCCTGGTACTGAGGTTTGGCCACGCTCATCGACTATGATTTCGCCACGGGGGGTCAAATCAACAGTCCCTTTTAACCACTCGGCATTTGGCACTAGCCCGATCTGCACGAAGATACCCGCAAGTGCGACATGGTGACTCTCGCCCGTTGCACGGTCAGTGTAGTTTAGGCCGTTTACACGAGTACCATCGCCTGTCACTTCGGTAGTCATCGCCTGAGTAATGATTTTTATATTACCCATAGACGCCGCTTTACGTTGCAATACATCGTCGGCGCGCAGCTTGCTATCAAACTCGAGTACGGTCACATGCTCGACGATATTGGCTAAGTCGATTGCCGCTTCGATACCAGAGTTACCGCCGCCGATCACCGCCACCCGTTTGCCTTTAAATAGTGGGCCATCGCAATGTGGGCAGTAGGCAACGCCTTTACCACGGTATTCTTTCTCGCCGGGGACATTCATTTCACGCCAGCGTGCACCAGTTGCCAGTAGTACGGTACGGCTACGTAATTTAGCGCCACTTGCTAGTTCGAGTTCGAACAGGCCATCGCTCGCCAGTTTAACGGCTTTTTGGTTATCCATGATATCGACTTCGTAGTCACGCACATGGGCTTCAAGGTTGGCTACTAGCTTTGGACCTTCGGTCGCTTTGACCGAAATAAAGTTTTCAATTCCCACCGTTTCAGCCACTTGGCCGCCAAACTTGTCGGCAACAATCCCCGTGCGCAGGCCTTTACGCGCCGCATAAATGGCTGCCGCTGCGCCCGCTGGGCCGCCGCCGACCACTAAGACTTCGAAGGGCGCTTTTTCATTAATTTCATCGGCCTTACGGCTTGCGGCATTGGTATCTAATTTATTTAAAATCTCACCGATGCTGATACGACCCGCGGCAAACACTTCGCCATTTAAGTAAACCGAAGGCACGGCCATAATGTTGCGGCTAGCCACTTCGTCTTGGAACAGGGCGCCATCGATCATCACGTTGGTGATATTCGGGTTAATGGCCGCCATCATATTCAGTGCCTGCACTACGTCTGGGCAGTTTTGGCAGGTGAGAGATACATAAGTTTCAAAGGCATATTTGCCCGGCAGATTGCGGATCTGCTCGATAATCTCATCGCTGAGTTTGATTGGGTGTCCACCCGTGTGCAGTAGCGCCAGCACGAGTGAGGTAAATTCGTGACCCATAGGCAGACCAGCAAAGCTAATCTGGGTATTGCTCTCTGGGTTAATGACTGTCATCGCCGGGGTGCGTTCGCCCTGAGTTTCTTTCAGGCTCACCAGAGAAGAAAGGCTAACGATGTCATTGGCTAAGCTTTTTAATTCTTGAGACTTTTTGGTCTCATCTGCAGACACGACAAGTTCAACTGGTCTCTTGAGGTTTTGCAGATAGGTTTGCAGTTGATTTTTCAAATTCGCATCTAACATGTGATGGCTCCAAAATCGCTTAAAAAAGATGAATATACGCGAGGGGTGCCAATCTGACTCTTGCAGGGGGAGAATCAGATTGGCGGGTTGACCTTTAGGCGAGATTAGATTTTGCCAACGAGGTCTAAAGACGGTGCTAAAGTTTCGTCACCTGGTTGCCATTTTGCTGGGCAAACTTCACCGTCGTGAGTCGCAACATATTGGGCCGCTTGGATTTTACGAACCAGTTCCTGTGCGCTACGGCCGATGCCGAGGTCATGGATTTCAGCTACTTTGATTTGGCCTTCTGGGTTAATCACAAAAGTACCACGCAATGCTAAACCGTCTTCTTCAATCATCACGCCGAAGTTACGGCTGATAGTGCCTGTTGGGTCAGCCAGCATTGGGAAGTTGATCTTCTTAATGGTGTCTGAGGTGTCATGCCACGCTTTGTGAGTAAAATGTGTGTCAGTTGATACTGAGTAAACTTCAACACCCATGCCTTGCAGTTTTTCATAGTGATCAGCCATGTCGCCTAATTCAGTTGGGCAAACAAAGGTAAAATCTGCTGGGTAGAAGAACACAACTGACCATTTACCTAACAGGTCTTGTTCTGTTACTGGAACGAACTCACCATTGTGATAGGCAGTGGCTTTGAATGGTTTGATTGTGCTGTTGATAATTGATTGAGTCATTTTATGCTTCCATTTAGTTGATGATGGCTTAAGTTCATAACGAGGACGTTTACTTGCGTCCTGTCGATGTGAAGCATATTACCGACTCGCATAAAATTAATATAACGGATAAAAACTATCATCCTAATCGGTTTAATCGAATGCTGATGCGATTAGGTCGGACTCAATCGGTTTTTCCACGGCAGCTGCGGGTTTGGTGTGATTGGAATTGGGTCTGGGTTGTAGGCGATGACTTTTCTATAAATGGATTGGGCTAAATTTCAGGCATAAAAAAGGGATATCAGTGATATCCCTTAAAATATAAACTCAATTAAAACAAGATGCTGAGGTTCTAGGTTCTAGGTTCTAGGTTCTAGGTTCTAGTTCTGTGCTTTGGGTTGAGTTAACCAAGTGCTGAGTAAGCGCACGCCATAACCCGTGGCGCCCGCAGGTACAACAGCGGTATCGGTTGCGGTCAAGGCATTACCGGCGATATCTAGGTGGGCCCAGGGCTGTTCACCGGCAAAGCGCTTTAAAAACATCGCCGCAGAGGACGCGCCCGCGCTTCCTTCTTTACCCGTATTTTTCAGATCGGCAATAGTGGATTTTAGTTCATCGCCGTAGGCTTGATCTAAAGGCAGGCGCCAGACCTTTTCACCCACCTGTTGCCCCGCATAGGTTAACTGTTGCACTAAAGCCTCTGAGTCGGTAAACAATCCCGCGTACACACTGCCAAGCGCCCCGACCTTTGAACCGGTTAAGGTCGCTACATCGACAATAATAGAAGGCTTATAGTTTTCTCTGGCGTACCAAAGGCCATCGGCGAGCACTAAGCGGCCTTCGGCATCGGTATTGAGCACTTCAACTGTGAGCCCTTGGGCGGTTTTAATCACATCACCAGGGATCATTGCATGACCTGATACCATGTTCTCCGCCATTGGCATAATTGCTACTACGTTGACTGGCGCTTTTTGAATCGCCATGGCTTTTACTGTGCCGAGTACTGTGGCAGCGCCAGCCATATCTGACTTCATCCGTGCGATAGAAGTACCGGTCGCCTTAATGTTATAACCGCCAGAGTCGAAGGTTATGCCTTTACCCACCAAGGCGATAGGCGCGTCTTTACTGCCCGGCCAATGGGCAACCACTAATTTAGGTTGGCGTTCGCTGCCTTTACCGACTGCTGCTAAGGCGCCCAGTTGTAAACGTTCGATATCTTTGGCTTCTAATACCGTGACTTTAACGCCGAGGGATTTAAGTTTTCTCGCCTCATTGGCAAAGGTCTCGGGATACATAATGCCAGCGGGGGCATTGGTCAGATCCCGCGCTAAAAACACACCTGCTTCAACCGCTTGCAGATTTTTATGGTGTTTTTGGTTAAGACTCAAATCGTCAACGCCCATCTGATAGTTTTTCTCGGCGCGATCGTTGGCCTTAAATTGGGTGTAGCGGTAACTGCGTAGCTCAATACCGTGGGCCAATTCTGCTGCAAATAGGGGCGTCGTTAAGCCTTGGGTTAGCACTCTGACTGTGGCTTGCGGCACAGTTTCTAGCTTGGCGGCAATGTTACCGCCTAGGGTATTGATATCGCCAGGGGTTAAATTTTTAGCATCGCCAATACCGACCAAGAGCACTCGCTTAGCATCGATTTCGCTCGGCACTAAAATCTCAAGGATTTCACCTTGTTTGCCGGAAAAACTGTTATCCGCCACGGCGAGATTTAGTTGATCTTGGGTCGATTGGGGTAAAACGTCGATCCCATAGGTAGTGGCATCTGCGCTTTGAAACAGCACTAATGTGTCTGAATTGAGTGAGTTACGAGTGTCAAAACTAAAGGTTTCGGCGTTAGCATTGAGAGAGTTAAGGCACGCCAGAGCCATAACGCTTAACATAAATTGGTGCTTATTTTTCATTGTGACGACTCATATCATAGGAATTTGTGAAGAATAACAAAGCTCAGCCTTAGGGTTAACTAATTTAAGCCATTTGACTGAGATTAATCTTAAATCCAAGGTCCAAAGCGCGTCAGCGATCGCTCAAGGGCAAAGTCCAATTGTTGCGATAGGGATTGCGCATTATTTTTCAGTGCCGAAGTGCCTAATAATTGAGGGGATTGGCTGGCAAAAATCACCCAATTACCACCGCCGGTAAGGCAAGCATTCACATGGGCAAAATGTTGACCTAGATCGGCTAGTAATTGTCGATTTTGGCTATGCTCTTTCCAGCAATTAAGCACTAAATAACCGTTCGGTTTAATGAGATTGGTGCACTGCTCAAGGAATACTGGTGCAAGCTGGCCGGTTTCAACTCCCTTAGCGGTATAGATATCGGCAAATATCACATCGACTTTTTTATGCTCGCCAGTGGCCAAGAAGCTAATGGCATCATCATTGATTAGATTGAGCTTTTTACCCATAGGCAATTGAAAATAACGCTTTGCCAGTTCGATCACCGCTGGCCTAAGCTCGACTGCCGTGAGTTTGATAGCCGCATCAAAATGGCGCAGGGCATGGATAATCGCACCGCCCCCTAAGCCGAGCACAATCGCACTCTTAGGTTTACAAAAAAGTAGAACTAATAACATGGCCTGCACATAAGTGTGCTGGGGAATATGGGGAGCGGCCTTAAGAATTTTACTCTGTTCATCATTATCCCCAAATGACAGGATCCGTGAGTCGTCGTAGTCGAGCACGCGAATGGGACCAAGCGCATCTTGGGTTTCGTATAACAGGGTAGAATCGGTCATAGTGTGTGGTTACTCGGTTTTGTTGTTTCGCTCATTTGCGGCCCTATAACTGCTCGCGCAAAAAAGTTAGAATTCAGACGGTTTCGTAAATTGAGTGGCTATTATGACAAATCAAATCCTGCTTGCCTGTATTTATCTTGCAGTGTTTATCTTTTTACAGCGGGCTTTAACCCATTGGGTGAGAAAACTCGCATTAATGAAGCAGGTGAGTGCGGCGCGCACTAGTTTAGTCACTCGTTTTATCTCCTATGTGATGTTTTTTATTACGCTGTCATTGATGGCCGTGTCCCTTGGACTGGGTTATCAGGATGTGTCGTTATTCGTGTCGTCGGCCTTTGCCGTGATGGGGGTTGCCTTAGTTGCGCAGTGGTCGATTTTGAGTAATTTAACCGCAGGCGTGTTGATC from Shewanella putrefaciens includes these protein-coding regions:
- a CDS encoding mechanosensitive ion channel family protein — encoded protein: MTNQILLACIYLAVFIFLQRALTHWVRKLALMKQVSAARTSLVTRFISYVMFFITLSLMAVSLGLGYQDVSLFVSSAFAVMGVALVAQWSILSNLTAGVLIFFVFPYRIGERIRVVDKDEDISGVIIEIALFHVLIHRDNGDTITYPNNLMLQKAVLKLADQSPLAERRALQDGKKKFDPE
- the ahpC gene encoding alkyl hydroperoxide reductase subunit C encodes the protein MTQSIINSTIKPFKATAYHNGEFVPVTEQDLLGKWSVVFFYPADFTFVCPTELGDMADHYEKLQGMGVEVYSVSTDTHFTHKAWHDTSDTIKKINFPMLADPTGTISRNFGVMIEEDGLALRGTFVINPEGQIKVAEIHDLGIGRSAQELVRKIQAAQYVATHDGEVCPAKWQPGDETLAPSLDLVGKI
- a CDS encoding GNAT family N-acetyltransferase; translated protein: MEYRVSTEQAEMDFEVIYGFISNSYWAQGMPKELLRKALANSLCFGVFDKDNQQVAFGRLITDKATFAYLADVFVLESHRGLGLSKLMMAAIMEHPELQGLRRIMLATRDAHGLYAQFGFNAVDTPEMLMQIRLENPYL
- a CDS encoding DUF4287 domain-containing protein, producing the protein MTGKTQPTTVADSVKVKGPASYFPSIEKTYGQPIAHWLTLLQGLEGKKHMEMVAWLKSEHQLGHGHANALVAYFINEKSR
- a CDS encoding leucyl aminopeptidase yields the protein MKNKHQFMLSVMALACLNSLNANAETFSFDTRNSLNSDTLVLFQSADATTYGIDVLPQSTQDQLNLAVADNSFSGKQGEILEILVPSEIDAKRVLLVGIGDAKNLTPGDINTLGGNIAAKLETVPQATVRVLTQGLTTPLFAAELAHGIELRSYRYTQFKANDRAEKNYQMGVDDLSLNQKHHKNLQAVEAGVFLARDLTNAPAGIMYPETFANEARKLKSLGVKVTVLEAKDIERLQLGALAAVGKGSERQPKLVVAHWPGSKDAPIALVGKGITFDSGGYNIKATGTSIARMKSDMAGAATVLGTVKAMAIQKAPVNVVAIMPMAENMVSGHAMIPGDVIKTAQGLTVEVLNTDAEGRLVLADGLWYARENYKPSIIVDVATLTGSKVGALGSVYAGLFTDSEALVQQLTYAGQQVGEKVWRLPLDQAYGDELKSTIADLKNTGKEGSAGASSAAMFLKRFAGEQPWAHLDIAGNALTATDTAVVPAGATGYGVRLLSTWLTQPKAQN
- a CDS encoding spermidine synthase, which produces MTDSTLLYETQDALGPIRVLDYDDSRILSFGDNDEQSKILKAAPHIPQHTYVQAMLLVLLFCKPKSAIVLGLGGGAIIHALRHFDAAIKLTAVELRPAVIELAKRYFQLPMGKKLNLINDDAISFLATGEHKKVDVIFADIYTAKGVETGQLAPVFLEQCTNLIKPNGYLVLNCWKEHSQNRQLLADLGQHFAHVNACLTGGGNWVIFASQSPQLLGTSALKNNAQSLSQQLDFALERSLTRFGPWI
- the ahpF gene encoding alkyl hydroperoxide reductase subunit F; its protein translation is MLDANLKNQLQTYLQNLKRPVELVVSADETKKSQELKSLANDIVSLSSLVSLKETQGERTPAMTVINPESNTQISFAGLPMGHEFTSLVLALLHTGGHPIKLSDEIIEQIRNLPGKYAFETYVSLTCQNCPDVVQALNMMAAINPNITNVMIDGALFQDEVASRNIMAVPSVYLNGEVFAAGRISIGEILNKLDTNAASRKADEINEKAPFEVLVVGGGPAGAAAAIYAARKGLRTGIVADKFGGQVAETVGIENFISVKATEGPKLVANLEAHVRDYEVDIMDNQKAVKLASDGLFELELASGAKLRSRTVLLATGARWREMNVPGEKEYRGKGVAYCPHCDGPLFKGKRVAVIGGGNSGIEAAIDLANIVEHVTVLEFDSKLRADDVLQRKAASMGNIKIITQAMTTEVTGDGTRVNGLNYTDRATGESHHVALAGIFVQIGLVPNAEWLKGTVDLTPRGEIIVDERGQTSVPGVFAAGDVTNSPYKQIIIAMGSGANASLGAFDYLIRHSDEEISDTKAA